Proteins found in one Zea mays cultivar B73 chromosome 1, Zm-B73-REFERENCE-NAM-5.0, whole genome shotgun sequence genomic segment:
- the LOC103644693 gene encoding protein FAR1-RELATED SEQUENCE 5-like, which produces MTFSNVDEAYNFYSQYAYEVGFPLKKYRERKNCKWLNCSMEGKNAERVAGNPRIRNTCSKRTQCKAGMKLKKIYDDAKENVISVRIDLVNYEHNHEFLKKDTEKGQLQCNKTHDREYMEFLSAMQESRIPPHCIMDFVTEMHGGPENVPITVQDMSNLKKAWQRERNANDVSKLLSFFSLCKKDNPQFFSDFQLDKEGKILSIFWSHASQQAEYIDFGDAVTFDTTHKTNMYDKPLGMFVGSNHHLQCTIFGFALLGDETVDTFEWVFNTFKTCMGCDGPRVMLTDQDPAMPIALGRVFPNTIHRLCLWHVQNRYMPHLNELYARFEDMDFKTRFQSIIHHPLNEMEFEAAWQMMLDDFHLHENNTLARLYDIRRDWVPAFFKGDYCGLMVSTQRSESMNKLVKSAHVDASTPLHQFAKQMMKLLHSRKMKEAKEALGCMGQKDTTTLYMFEIRVARAYTRAVMTRFQETVKYATAYRIDRDTEGEEHDWVVKHTTRSNKIVWGQHQFKIRADVDAGKY; this is translated from the exons atgacatttagtaacgtggatgaggcgtataatttttatagtcaatatgcatacgaggtaggatttccgttgaagaaatatagggagcggaagaattgtaaatggttgaactgttcaatggaaggaaagaatgctgaaagggtagctggaaatccaaggatacgtaacacatgttcgaaacgaacacagtgcaaggctgggatgaaactcaaaaaaatctacgatgatgctaaagagaatgttatttctgttcggattgatctggtaaactatgagcataatcatgaatttttgaagaaagatacagaaaaagggcaattgcaatgcaacaaaacacatgatcgtgaatatatggagttccttagtgcgatgcaagaaagcaggattccaccacattgcataatgGATTTTGTTACTGAAATGCATGGTGGCCCAGAAAACGTTCCAATAACCGTGCAGGACATGAGTAACCT GAAAAAAGCATGGCAAAGGGAGagaaatgcaaatgatgtgtCAAAACTGTTATCTTTTTTTTCATTATGCAAGAAAGATAATCCACAGTTTTTTTCAGACTTTCAACTGgacaaagaagggaaaattttaagcatattttggtcccatgctagccagcaagccgagtacattgattttggtgatgcagttacttttgatactacacataagactaatatgtatgataagccattaggcatgtttgttggttcgaaccaccacctacaatgcacaatatttgggtttgctttactaggagacgagacagttgatacattcgagtgggtattcaatacgttcaaaacatgcatgggatgtgacggaccacgagtgatgctgacag atcaaGACCCTGCCATGCCAATTGCACTTGGCAGAGTATTCCCAAACACAATACATCGATTGTGTTTGTGGCATGTGCAAAACAGGTATATGCCCCACTTGAATGAATTATATGCAAGATTTGAGGACATGGATTTCAAAAcaaggttccaatctataatacatcatccattGAATGAAATGGAGTTCGAGGCAGCCTGGCAAATGATGCTTGATGATTTCCACCTACACGAGAACAACACCCTTGCCAGATTATATGACATACGCAGAGATTGGGTACCTGCATTTTTCAAAGGAGATTATTGTGGTCTTATGGTCTCTACACAACGAAGCGAGAGCATGAACAAGTTAGTGAAGAGTGCCCACGTGGATGCAAGCACACCGCTTCATCAATTTGCAAAGCAAATGATGAAGCTACTGCATAGTAGGAAGATGAAAGAGGCCAAAGAGGCACTAGGATGCATG GGTCAAAAGGATACAACTACATTGTATATGTTTGAAATAAGAGTAGCAAGGGCATACACTAGAGCTGTGATGACAAGGTTTCAGGAGACAGTAAAATATGCAACTGCATACCGAATAGACCGTGATACAGAGGGTGAGGAACATGATTGGGTGGTGAAACATACTACAAGATCAAATAAAATTGTTTGGGGTCAACACCAATTCAAGATAAGGGCTGATGTTGATGCCGGAAA GTACTGA